gggtgactaATAGTcaatccatatatatatatatatatatatatatatatatatatatatatatatatatatatatatataatatgtcACAAACATATTTCAAAACTTAAACATTTTAAATGTAACATAAATTTTTCGATGGCATGAAACTGTTTTCTACATTGCattaacattttttttaaatgtcaCCTACATTTGTTTGAAAGGCATGACCATTTCTTAAATGACACAAGATTTTTTTTAATGCTACGAGCATTTCTTTAAAGTTGCATGAACATCTGTTTTACATTGCATGACCATTTTTTAAGGTGACATAAGCATGTTATAAGGACTTAAATATTATATTTTTAGTTAgatgaaggggggggggggagagagagagagagagagagagagagagagagagagagagagagagagagaggaaacgACTATAGCACAAGCCCCCAGTCATTCGGTGAGATTGTAATGTGGGCGAGTTATTAATAGAATAATACATATTTAAAACTtactattgtacatgttggctattaGGTTGGATCTAGATGACATGACAACTCCCCTCTCAATGCTCCACCCTGTAAAGGTGCTAAGGCTACCAACTAGGCAAAAACAATCTggtgtggcaagttaattaagagggagagagagagagagagtatgGTGACCCGAGGAAGAAATGATACTAATAAGCACGTTTATCTAGGTGCAAATATAATTCTGACTCTACACCTAATTAAATGAAGGGTTAACAACAAATGACTAAGCACCAATGCATGGGGGAGTTTAGTTGCTAAGACATCTAATGCATTTAGCACCTCTTCTAAACACCCATGCATTGAAAGAGGCCAGCTGATTGTTTTTTAATCACATTGTGACTTTATTTAGTCACCCATAGCTGGGATTTCGTCTGAAATTACAGATAAGATGTTGTCTGGTGACACATGAGGCCACTCCCTACAAAACTCAAGCCATAGCCCTTCTCTAACGAGCACATGTGCCGCATTATTCCGTGAACGCCTTACCCTTGACACCTTGAATTCTTGCCTGGTACGAAGCAACTCTTTGACCTCCTAAATGATCGGGACAACCACCAATAGGTTGCGATCTTTGTCATTCAGCATTGTGGCCCCTCCCTTGCTGTCCACTTCGAGATGAACCTTCTGAGCACCCCTCTGGATGGCCATCTACATTGCTTTGCGGCGttgttaagcatcattttatgcCTTGTAGCTTGTGCTACAGCCGAGCTACAGATTTAGCATCCACTTCATTCTCTCTCCTCCTTTCTCTCCTTTCCAACTAAGATTTTGATGGCATGGCACATGCTATAGCATGCTCAATAGGACTTGCTCCAAGAGACAATGCATTGGAGTGGTTGTCTCTAAAAATGTATCAGCACCTAAAATGACGAGTTAAGAACCAATGGAACCAATGCATTAGGAGCGTCCTATAATAGGCCAACAACACTTGGCTATAGCCCGAGCCCCCAGGCATTTCGTGAGATTGTAAGGTGGCCAGTTAttaatagaataatatatatttAAAAACTTACCATTGTACATGCTGAGTATTAGGTTGGCTCTAAATGACATGACAACTTCTTAGGCTAAAGACAAAATTTCCCTGGCTTCTGCCACAGATGGTAAAGTACTGAGACTTCCGCATATGCCCCTGCTGAAAAATGTGTTTATATGAGAATAAATCCTTGTGTGGGCCAAGATGTGATCTCTCaagtggttggatggttagagggaccgcggtatccccagcccaccagggttcaagtcatggtgctcgcatttattcctggatttatttcaggatttctggcgatgcgcattcagtgggaggagacgtttccATTGACGATGAGGTATCTAcggtgacttcataaatttcaagatgatatgccggctcaatTTTTCGGAGGTGCTTGTAAGGATAGGGTATGCGTATGTGCGTTTATAGGGTGAGTGTATGCGCTTGCATCCGTACTATGTTCAAAAAAAACAGAATTGATCACATGCAACAGAACTCACCTGTCACATAGTACGTGCTGGGACCCCCATTGTGGTGGACCATATTCAAATTCGAAAGGTACTAATGGTACGTACACCGTACCGTGTGGGTGATCTGGGCGACGTGGACGATGCTCCGCCCGTCGCGCCATAGTCCATTCCGTCGCGGTACATGGATGTTGGCAGAGCCTTCCAACTCTACACCACCATTGGCGGTTGGCACGCTCCTCCCCCTCGATCAATTCGGTCCTCTCCGAGCAGGTGACCGTGCAACGGCGCAGCAATGGCGACCGTCTCCTACCTCGAGCTTTCGCTTTGCTTCCTCTGCTTCGTCTTGTTCTACTGCTTCCACGTAAGGTCCAAGCGCAAGAACCCGGCGCTCCCGCTGGACTGGCCGCTGGTGGGCATGCTCCCGGCGCTCCTCGCCAACCTGCCGCGCCTCCACGACTGGGTCACCTCCGTCCTCACCGCCAGCACGCTCAGCTTCCGCCTCGCCGGCCCGCCGCGTTCGGGGATGCAGCTCTTCTTCACCGCTGACCCGGCCAACGTCCGCCACGTCTTCACCTCCCACTTCCTCAACTACCCCAAGGGCCCCGAGTTCGTCGACGGCGACTCCTGGCGCCGCCAGCGGGCTAAGGCGCAGCTGCTCATGTCCGCTCCTCGGTTCCGGGCATTCGTGTCCCGCTGCACCCGCCGCAAGGTCGAGAGCGACCTGCTCCCGCTGCTCGCCCGCGTCGCTGACGCCGGCTCTGGTGAGTGCGACCTGCAGGACGTGTTCCTCAGGCTCACGTTTGACACCACCACCACGCTGGTCTTCGGCCTCGACCCGGGCTGCCTGGCCGTCGGCTTCCCGGAGGTGCCGTTCGCGCGCGCCATCGACGACGCCATGGACGTGCTCCCAGTCCGCATCGTGCTCCCGCTGTCGTGGTGGAAGCTGGTGCGGCGGCTCGGGGTCGGGTATGAGCGGAAGATGACGGTGGCCTGGCGCGACATCGGCCGGTTCATCGGCGACACGATCGCCAAGCGGCGACAGGCGGTGAAGGCCAGAGGCGGGATCGAGGACTCGGCGGACCTGCTCTCCTCCTACATCGACGACGACAAAGACGACGACGATGCCAGCGCGGTCATCGACGCCTTCGTCCGGGACACGACCATGAACCTCATGCTCGCCGGCCGCGACACGACCGGCTCGGCGCTGTCCTGGTTCTTCTACCTCCTCACCAGGAACCCGGGCGTGGTGTCCATGATCCTCGCAGAGCTCGACACCATCaagaccaccaccaccaccctgGACGGCATGGTGACCTACGACCCGGACGAGCTCGGCCGGCTGGTGTACCTGCACGCGGCCCTGTGCGAGTCGCTCCGGCTGTACCCGCCGGTGCCGATGGAGCACAAGGGAGTGGCCTCCGCCGAGGCGCTGCCAAGCGGGCACGAGGTGCGGCCGGGGGACAAGATCCTTGTGTCGCTGTACGCGATGGGGAGGATGGAGGCCGTGTGGGGCAAGGACTGCCGGGAGTTCCGGCCGGAGCGGTGGATAGGGGAGGACGGCAAGCCGCGGTACGTGCCGTCGTACAAGTTTGCCTCCTTCAATGCTGGGCCGCGGACCTGCCTGGGCAAGGACATGGCCCTCGTGCAGCTCAAGACCGTGGCGGCCGCCGTGGTGAGGAACTTCGAGGTGGACGTCGTGCCAGGGCACGTCGTGGAGCCCAAGATCTCCGTTATTCTCCACATGAAGAACGGCTTCAAGGCCAGGATTAAGAGGAGACAGGTGATGAACAGCTAATGCAGAGCAACAGTTGGGCTGGGTGCGCTCTCAGTCTCCATAACAGGCTTATGACCGTTTCGAATAATAACTAGTATATCTATAAATAATTTCTCTAAAAATGTCTATATAAATATAAGATCTTAACATAAGGTCTCAGCGTCTACTAGGACTTAGTCGACTGTGATTTAGCAAGACTGTATAAATAATGATACCTGGTATATCCAGCAATATACTGCTGCTAGTTGACAACAGAGATGTCACATCTTGTCACAACTACAAAATAGACATTTCTCTACATTACTAAATGAGATGTTTCCTCCTATTTGCACGTTTTATAGTTTAGTTTTAACTATCTCATAATTTTTATTACCATACAAACATCGGCCCGACGCATGTTGATCTAGGAGTTGATGAATATCATTAGCTGAGTGTCACCGGCGGGACACATGTTGTAAGGAGTTTCTCATCCGGTAATTGCCTTTGGCTCCTACCCCATTTCTCGAGCGGTTTCGAATCTGTGTTGGTGGAGAGGGACGTTGCGTTGGGGGTCCGATTGACGTGTTTCAGTCGTTGCACTCTTGACGCGCGTGATTACACTCGATGTCTATGAGATTTTTCTTTTCGAAATTTTTCAGGTTTCTGTTTTACATGGGAGCTGCAAATTTTTCAGTACCTCGGATGTTCAAAGGAGGAATATGAGGTTGGCATGGAGGACATGTAGGAGGGGGTGAAGAGGCGTTGGGCATGGAGGCCGATCCCGCCAGCATTTGCATGGGCAGGCGGAGGCGAAGTTCCAACATGCACAAGCCGTGGAGGCGGCAGCGCAGTTCCAGGTGAGGCAAGCAACCATCCTCGACTCGACCCAATCAAAGCGGGAGGTGGCGACGAACCTCCATCGTATCCACCTCGCTGTCATGAGGCGGGAACAACTCTTCGTCAACAAGGACGACGAGAAAAAGAAGCCGGAGTTGCGCCCCATCGCAAATGACCACGAGGCCGCCCGTCTGTCCGGCATGGGGGCCATATACGTCTCCAGCGAAGAGTGGAAGTAAGGTAGTTTTAATTTGAATGGACCTTGTTTTATCTATATATGATGATGAACGTATGATGGATTTTAGGGTTCATGGATTCGTATGGAAATAGGGGTTTGCATATGAGGGGCGTCGTTACAGTGTCCGAAAAACGAGGGGTGACCGGCTCTGGTCCGCGGAAGCGTCCGACATATAGGGCGGGGGCCATATTTGAACATTCTGCGATTgtaaatgctctaaaaatttCACACTTTCTATAGTTATAATTTGTTATTTCTAGGGCATTATGTTTCTAGGTATTTATTGGGGGTAAATGCCCGTAATAGTATAAGTATAGATAACAGACCCAAAAAATGACAAATTTTGAAATTTCACACATAATAGTGTTTATTGAGAGTGGAATGAGTTTCAGGACAATCGAGTAAGCACCGATCGCTTAGCATACAAACAAGGTTTGTTTCTTCACGAAACCTAGTTCCTTCCTTAGGGCTAGTCCGGTTTGTAAGTAATCTACATGACAACTTAATAATCTCATTTTTTTGTCACATCCTCTAGAGACCATATCATGAGAATTAAAATGGGAATAGCCTACATTTCTGTGGCCGGGTCTTGGCCCCCTGATGTATGAGACAACTTTTATTTTGTGTTATATGGGCAAAACTTATACTAAAGACCACCCACAATGTTTTTCAACCCACTTTTGTTCATAATTTCATGTATCTGGAGTTCAAAATTGAAATTTTATTTAGTAAATTACTAGAAATGCACTTTATGGTTTAAATATACCAAACAACCCTTGCAAAATGCCAATTTTTGACATGTTACATGTAATGGTGTGTGTACAGTGCGGGAAAATGTTCAAGCCAACAGAGAAGCAACAGTCGCTTCCAATGCAAACCGGATTTGTGTCGTCTCAAAAAACCTAGTTTCTTCCTAAAAAATGGCACGGTTTGTAAGTAATCTACGTGGCAACTTTTGCGAAACATTCTAAAATGTTATCATAGTCTTTGGAGGCCATATAATGACACCATGTCAATTCTCTAAATTTTGGACTTTGTTCGAATTTCTGACAATTAAAATGGAATAACCTACATTTCGATGGCCGAGTCTTCACCCACTTTCTGCGACTACTTTTATTTGGTGGTATTTTGGTTAAACATATACAAAAGACCATCAATAATGTATTTCAAACCACTTTCGGCCATAACTTCATGTACATGCAGTGTAAATTTTAACGATGTCCATTAAATACATAGAAATGCACttaatgtcttaaatatagcaaaCAGACCCAGAAAAATGTCAAATATTGACATGTTTTATGTAATGGTATTTGTTGAGTTTGCACAAAATTTGAAAGCCAACGAAGGAAGCAGCGGTAGCTTCGCATGCAAACCGGACACGTTCCCTCTTGAAACCTAGTTTCTTGCTCGGAGACGGTTTAGTTTGTCAGTAGTCTACATTACAACTTTTTCGGCATATTCtcaaaatttaccacctctaggGCGCATATCATGACACCATGT
The Aegilops tauschii subsp. strangulata cultivar AL8/78 chromosome 3, Aet v6.0, whole genome shotgun sequence genome window above contains:
- the LOC109732328 gene encoding noroxomaritidine synthase 3-like, which produces MATVSYLELSLCFLCFVLFYCFHVRSKRKNPALPLDWPLVGMLPALLANLPRLHDWVTSVLTASTLSFRLAGPPRSGMQLFFTADPANVRHVFTSHFLNYPKGPEFVDGDSWRRQRAKAQLLMSAPRFRAFVSRCTRRKVESDLLPLLARVADAGSGECDLQDVFLRLTFDTTTTLVFGLDPGCLAVGFPEVPFARAIDDAMDVLPVRIVLPLSWWKLVRRLGVGYERKMTVAWRDIGRFIGDTIAKRRQAVKARGGIEDSADLLSSYIDDDKDDDDASAVIDAFVRDTTMNLMLAGRDTTGSALSWFFYLLTRNPGVVSMILAELDTIKTTTTTLDGMVTYDPDELGRLVYLHAALCESLRLYPPVPMEHKGVASAEALPSGHEVRPGDKILVSLYAMGRMEAVWGKDCREFRPERWIGEDGKPRYVPSYKFASFNAGPRTCLGKDMALVQLKTVAAAVVRNFEVDVVPGHVVEPKISVILHMKNGFKARIKRRQVMNS